A genomic stretch from Scomber scombrus chromosome 8, fScoSco1.1, whole genome shotgun sequence includes:
- the ushbp1 gene encoding uncharacterized protein ushbp1, translated as MVLQDSGLIRCDSLDTGSVYDGEVMAQIDHMTLDPEGEPSPAELAQCEAEVGTLLSIIADLNKKMGSLKAPSEPGALRPPRPSRPLVPDLLSHQLVRGSPERITASAATSKLPLTEKGGSGVIWTKLQDTLSSVEDSISCRRSWAAPITAFDQDKQKEHLRAAQESWVKASQILEEMEKEFGISCPSGLTKDQHQDEMLDQDKHVSAPRGSLQSHQEELERAQSTISQMEEEKNKVVGHHRGRRSGSRSPSYRPSGGSTAGAFSPDWASPPFPGSPLILRRGTRAVAPLSPGGDSSPLGSVNSGSPCPSPISLETEIERLNRYIERLKARNERLTAALERKKGETEQISITLNRVEADCSALQMALRYCEECEEAYSELLSLYDAKKQQSIPLQTDSAEAASGRQQPGSPSAQLRKMGTEELSTSFSTAGVTEETETQSHTGQRTPELMEREAFLRQQIERLKRDRAAICLSKPGPGAEGKTSPDTGSPVGTRGGHITKDNTRAPETKKEKAPLFYELISVREEMSDLRALIRLKEKELRCLEWSLMAQKTQEAAGVFIPENLREELEDRKTEQQRHCENAAELYSDRDITGPRGRPILKELQAVLQREQALKKRLALVHDSLNTALTDGNRKDNEEQIARLTQAHNKALSSYRHIRRKYREHVWRLEQKVAAMMESQHSQSGAPKAAGEALEWRREETVL; from the exons ATGGTTCTGCAGGATTCTGGCCTGATCAGATGTGACAGCCTGGATACTGGGTCGGTGTATGATGGGGAAGTGATGGCCCAGATCGACCACATGACCCTTGACCCTGAGGGTGAGCCTTCACCAGCAGAATTGGCTCAATGTGAGGCTGAAGTGGGCACCCTACTCAGCATCATCGCTGATCTGAACAAGAAGATGGGATCACTAAAAGCACCCAG TGAACCAGGTGCTTTGAGACCACCACGACCATCCAGGCCTCTGGTTCCAGACCTGTTGTCCCACCAGCTGGTCAGAGGCAGCCCAGAAAGGATCACTGCCTCTGCTGCCACATCTAAACTTCCACTGACTGAGAAAG GGGGCAGTGGCGTAATCTGGACAAAACTCCAGGACACTTTATCATCAGTGGAGGACTCCATCAGCTGTAGGAGGTCCTGGGCTGCCCCCATCACAGCTTTTGACCAGGACAAGCAAAAGGAGCATCTGAGAGCAGCCCAGGAGAGCTGGGTGAAGGCCTCTCAG ATTTTGGAGGAGATGGAAAAAGAGTTTGGGATCTCGTGTCCTTCAGGTTTGACAAAGGACCAGCACCAAGATGAGATGCTGGATCAGGACAAGCATGTCTCTGCACCCAGAGGCAGCTTACAGAGTcaccaggaggagctggagagagCACAAAGCACCATCAGCCagatggaagaggaaaaaaacaag GTGGTGGGTCACCACAGAGGCCGGAGGTCCGGCAGTCGCTCTCCCTCCTACAGGCCCTCAGGTGGTTCCACTGCAGGAGCTTTCAGTCCAGATTGGgcttctcctcccttccctgGCTCTCCTTTAATCCTCAGGAGAGGAACCAGAGCTGTAGCACCTTTGTCTCCTGGTGGGGACAGCTCTCCACTGGGCTCTGTGAACTCAGGCAGTCCTTGTCCTAGTCCCATCAGCCTTGAGACTGAGATAGAGCGGCTCAACAG GTACATCGAGAGGCTGAAGGCCAGGAATGAACGTCTGACTGCAGCTCTGGAGCGAAAGaagggagagacagagcagaTCAGTATCACACTAAACAGAGTGGAGGCTGACTGCTCTGCCCTGCAGATGGCTCTCCGATACTG TGAGGAGTGTGAAGAGGCCTACAGCGAGCTACTGTCACTTTATGATGCCAAGAAGCAGCAAAGCATTCCTCTGCAGACAGACTCAGCAG AGGCAGCCAGTGGCAGGCAGCAGCCTGGCAGTCCATCAGCTCAGCTCAGGAAAATGGGAACTGAAGAGCTGTCCACCTCCTTCTCAACAGCAGGGGTCACAGAGGAGACGGAAACACAGAGTCACACAGGGCAGAG GACACCTGAACTGATGGAGCGAGAGGCTTTTCTCCGTCAGCAAATTGAGCGCCTTAAGAGGGACCGGGCCGCCATTTGCCTCTCTAAACCGGGCCCAGGAGCAGAGGGCAAAACGAGCCCTGACACTGGTAGCCCGGTTGGGACGAGAGGGGGACACATAACAAAGGATAACACAAGAGCACCTGAAACCAAGAAAGAGAAAGCGCCCCTGTTCTATGAACTCATCTCTGTCAGG GAGGAGATGTCAGATCTGCGAGCTCTTATCCGCCTCAAGGAGAAAGAGCTGAGGTGTCTGGAGTGGAGTTTAATGGCCCAGAAGACCCAAGAAGCAGCTGGAGTGTTCATCCCAGAAAACCTcagagaggagctggaggatCGAAAGACTGAACAACAG AGGCACTGTGAGAATGCAGCTGAACTTTACAGTGACAGAGACATCACCGGTCCTCGGGGCAGACCCATTCTCAAAGAGCTGCAGGCTGTCCTGCAAAG gGAACAAGCCCTGAAGAAGAGACTGGCTTTAGTCCATGACTCGTTGAACACAGCTCTCACAGACGGCAACAGGAAGGACAATGAAGAGCAGATTGCTCGGCTCACACAAGCTCACAA TAAGGCCTTGAGCTCGTACCGGCACATTCGCAGGAAGTACCGGGAGCACGTGTGGAGGCTGGAGCAGAAAGTGGCAGCCATGATGGAGAGTCAACACAGCCAGAGTGGAGCACCGAAGGCTGCAGGGGAAGCCTTGGAGTGGAGGAGGGAAGAGACTGTTCTGTGA
- the nr2f6b gene encoding nuclear receptor subfamily 2 group F member 6b yields the protein MAMVSGGWGNPNGDSNGLGEKAYLRREEEEGSPQAGSSDVDVGDEDKSCVVDCVVCGDKSSGKHYGVFTCEGCKSFFKRSIRRNLNYSCRSNRECQIDQHHRNQCQYCRLKKCFRVGMRKEAVQRGRIPPSHSGISPNSLAGGVGGPGPGHIGADYFNGQPVSELITQLLRAEPYPSSRYGTPYSQAQMQASASGASVMGIDSICELAARLLFSTIEWARNIPYFPELPVSEQVALLRLSWSELFILNAAQSALPLHMAPLLAAAGFHSSPMSAERVVSFMDQVRVFQDQVDKLNRLQVDSAEYSCLKAIALFSPDACGLTDPAHVEALQEKAQVALTEYERLQYPNQPQRFGRLLLRLPALRAVPANLISQLFFMRLVGKTPIETLIRDMQLSGSSISWPYVPGQ from the exons ATGGCCATGGTGAGCGGGGGATGGGGAAACCCCAATGGGGACAGTAATGGACTGGGAGAGAAGGCTTACctgaggagggaagaagaggagggctCACCCCAGGCTGGAAGCAGCGATGTGGACGTAGGGGACGAGGACAAGTCCTGCGTGGTGGACTGTGTGGTGTGTGGGGACAAGTCCAGCGGGAAGCACTACGGCGTGTTCACCTGCGAGGGCTGTAAGAGCTTCTTTAAGAGGAGCATCAGAAGGAACCTCAACTACTCCTGCAG ATCAAACAGAGAATGCCAAATCGACCAGCATCACCGTAACCAGTGTCAATACTGTCGTTTGAAGAAATGTTTCCGTGTTGGAATGCGaaaagaag CTGTTCAGCGGGGCCGGATCCCTCCATCTCACTCAGGTATCAGTCCCAACTCCCTGGCAGGTGGGGTTGGAGGACCAGGGCCGGGTCACATTGGGGCGGATTACTTCAACGGGCAGCCGGTGTCAGAGCTCATCACCCAGCTCCTCCGGGCTGAGCCCTACCCCAGCAGCCGTTACGGGACCCCGTACAGCCAAGCACAGATGCAGGCATCTGCGAGCGGAGCATCTGTCATGGGCATAGACAGCATCTGTGAGTTGGCTGCCCGACTCCTCTTCAGCACCATTGAGTGGGCCAGGAACATCCCATACTTCCCAGAGCTGCCAGTCTCAGAGCAG GTGGCGCTGCTGAGGCTCAGCTGGAGTGAACTTTTCATCCTGAACGCAGCTCAGTCCGCCTTGCCTCTTCACATGGCTCCTCTGTTGGCAGCAGCTGGGTTTCATTCGTCACCCATGTCTGCAGAGCGCGTGGTGTCTTTCATGGACCAGGTCAGGGTTTTCCAGGACCAGGTGGACAAACTCAACAGGCTGCAAGTGGACTCAGCCGAGTACAGCTGTCTGAAAGCCATTGCACTCTTTTCACCTG ATGCATGTGGTCTGACCGACCCTGCACATGTGGAAGCCCTGCAGGAGAAGGCCCAGGTCGCCCTGACAGAGTACGAGAGGTTGCAGTACCCCAACCAGCCTCAGCGCTTTGGCCGCTTACTGCTGCGCCTGCCCGCTCTGCGTGCCGTGCCGGCCAACCTCATCTCTCAACTCTTCTTCATGCGGCTGGTGGGCAAGACGCCCATCGAGACGCTAATCCGAGACATGCAGCTATCAGGGAGCTCCATCAGCTGGCCCTACGTACCAGGACAGTGA